Genomic DNA from Candidatus Aminicenantes bacterium:
CTGGACCGACGCCCAGGAGGCCAAGCGCTGGGCGGCCCAGACGCTGGCCGGGCTGACGTTGGAGAAGAAGATCGGCCAGATGATCTGCCCAGACATCGCTGCCGGGTACATCACGGACGACGACCCGCGGCTGGCCGGTTGGATCAAGCAAGCCAAGGATCTCGGCGTGGGCATGTTCGTTCTCTATGGCGGCACGCCCCGCGACGTGGCCCATCTCCTGAACCGGCTGCAAAAGGAAGCCGCCGTCCCGCTTTTAATCTCGGCGGACTTCGAGGGCGGGCCCGGCCAGCAAGTGACGGGCGCCAGCGAATTTCCGGCTAATATGGGCTTTGCCGCGGCTGCGTCCGATGACCTCATGTACCGCCTGGCGCGCATCGGGGGCACGGAAGGCCGGGCCATGGGCATCCATCTGACCTATACGCCCGTCGTCGATATCGCCGTCCGGCCCGACAACCCGGCCGAAAGCGTTCGCTCCTTTGGCGGAGACTTCGACCGGCTGGACCGCATGGTCCGGGCTTACGTTCGCGGCTACCATGACGGCGGCATGCTCAACACGGCCAAACACTTCCCCGGCCGCGGCGATGTGGCCGTCATTCCCGGTGTGGCCGATTGGCAGCAGGTGGACAAGCCGGCGGCCGCCTATGAGGCTGAGGAAACGCGAGCCTTCAAGTCCGCCGTCGATGCCGGCGTTTCGTTCATCATGACCGAGCACATCGCGGTGCCCTCGGTCACGGGCGGATCGATGCTGCCGGCCAGCGTCGAGAAGAAGCTGGCCACGGATTGGATCCGCGGCAAGCTCGGCTTCAAGGGCCTGGTGACTTCGGACGACCTCTGGTATCCTCACGTCGTCAAGCGCTTCGGCGAGAACGAAGTCGCCGTCCTGGCGGTCGAGGCCGGGCACGACATCGTGCTCAAGCCCAAGGATCCGTTCGGCGCGGCGGCGGCGCTCATCGAGGCCGTGAAGAACGGGCGCATCCCGCTGGCCCGCATCGACGAGGCCGTCCTCAAGCTGCTCGAGCTCAAGGCCCGGCTGGGCCTGCCCAAGAACCGCTTCGTCGACGAGAGCAGGGTCAACGCGCTCGTCGGGACGCCGGGCAACCTGGCCGCCGTCCAGGAAGCGGCCGACAAGTCCCTGACTCTTCTCAAGAACGACGGCCTCCTGCCTCTGCCGGCGAGCCGCCTGGCGGGGGAGAAGATGGTCCAGATCGCAGTCCAGAAAGCCGATGGAGATCCCTCGCCGGCCGTCCTGACGGCCAAGCTGGCCGCCTCGTTCCCCGGGATCAAAAGCTATACCCTGCGTCCCGACCTGGACCCGGCCTACTATGAGAAAGCCTGGCCCGCCGTCGAAGCGGCCGATTTGATCATCGTCTCGTTGTTTGTGCCCCGCAACCGGCTGGGCGATCCGGCACCGCTTCGCGACGGCGATCTGGCCTTCCTGCGCAAGATCATCGCGGCCAAACCCAAGGCCGTGATCGCCATGTCCTACGGCAATCCCCAGATCATCCGCAAGATCGTAGACGTCGCGGCTTTCGCCGTCGGATACGCCGAGAAGGGCTGGTTCGGCAACCAGCCGGTCTACTTCGATTCGTTCATCAAGCTGCTTAAGGGTGAGCTGAGTCCTTCAGGCAAGCTGCCCGTGAAGGTCTCGGATGCCTACCCGATAGGAGCCGGCATCGTCCGTTGATCCTCCGGCGGCCGAGCTGCCCGAGATCACCGGATCAGGTGGAAGGCGGTCTGCCGCCCGTCGAGAAAGGCGACTTTCTCGCCGGTGAAGACGACGTCTTGCTCGATCGGCACCCGCAGCTCGGCCAAGCCCCAGTCGGGCATTGGCCCCGTGGCGCTCAGTTCGACCGTGAAGACGCTCCAGGGGACGAGCTTGACGTCGCCCCGGCCGACGTTGTTGACCTGCTCCCAGGGCAGGCCGATGAGCGGACCGGGCTCGTGCAGGAACAACCCCAGCGAGTGGCTGTAGACCTTGGGCCCGGGAATGCCGACGGCCTTGGCCTTGGCCAGGATCCGGCCGAGCAGTTCGTTGCCCGTCAGGCCGGCCTTGAATTCGCCGCAATAGACGTCCTGCAGGCGATTGGCCTCGGCCAAGAGCTTCCGCAAGCCCTCGGGGGCATCTGTTTCGCCCGGCTTCAGGACATAGGCCACTTCCTGATTGTCGCTGTTCCAGCGCATATATTTGACGCCGACATCGCAGTGGATGTAGTCGCCGGGGCGGATGGCCTTGTCATCCTTGCCGTAGGCGGCCAGCGTCTCCGGGCTGCGGGCCCGGATCGTGACGAAGGGGCTGAAAGAGACCTTGAGCCCGAGGTCGGCCGCGCGCTGCCAGTAGAAATAGCGCAGATCGTCGGCCGTTGTCTGGCCGACCGTGATGGTCCGGTTGGAGAACATCTCGGCGATGATGGCGTGAGAGATCGCGGCTGCCTGCTCCTGGATCTCGACCTCCTCGGGCAGCAGCGTTTCGCCCCACAGGGTGGCCAACGGCTCGGCCGAGACGATGCGGGAGGATAGCTCGGGGCCGAGAGCCGCCGTGATCCGCTTCTTGAGATTCGTGGTCAGGGCCCCGGCTACCCATTGAACCTCGCCCTCGTTGAGGGCGATCCTCTTGGGATTCCGCTCCTTCACGATTCGCCCGAAGGCTTCCCATTGGCTTTCGCCCTTCTTGGCGTCGAAGGCGGCCGCGTCCCAGCCGTTGACGAATAGACCCTGGGTATCGGTGCGCGAAACGTTGATCCGCTCCACGCCCTTCTCCGGCCCCCGGTCGTAAAGGACGAGGATTTGGGTGATCGGGCACCAGTTCTCGAAGGGCATCATGGTCTCGAAAATGGGATCGAGATTGTCCTCGTTGCAGGAAATCACCCACATATCGATTTTCGTCTCACGCATCATTCGGGGGAGGAGAGTGTCCAGGCGCTTTTGGACGGTCTTGAGGACCAAGGCCGCCCGATCCCGGATGGATAGAACGGCCGGGCCGGCGGATGCTTTTTGCGCGGCGGGAACGGCAGCCGCGAGGCAGATTATAGCCAGGCCGGCGAACAGCGCCACGGCGATCGAACGGTGTTTCCTCATGAGCCTCTCCTTTCGCCCCGACGACGGGGGATTTCCCTGTTTCATACCACGCACCCCCGACGCGGTCAAGGCGCCGCGGGTGGCGCGGCCGTGGCGCGGCCGTTGACTTTTCGGCCCTTTCCGGCTAAAACATAGACCTGCTTAAGCGTCCATTCCCCGGTCCGGGGAGTGAGAGCGGGCATAGCTCAATGGTAGAGTACCGGCTTCCCAAGCCGGGTGTTGTGGGTTCGAGTCCCATTGCCCGCTCTGACTCTCCGGCCTAACGAGAACCATGAACGAAGCTCCCGAATTCTTCATTTTGCGCCACGATCGCCCGCTCCCCGGCTCGCTCAATATGGCCGTGGACGGGCATCTCCTCGCCTCGCTCGGCGAGACGCCCCGGACCGTCCTGCGCTTCTACCAGTGGGAGCGTCCGACCGCCTCGCTGGGGGCGGGCCAGACCGCGGCCCGGGTCGTCGACCCCGAGTTCTGCCGGGCTCACGGCATCGACATCGTCCGCCGTATCACCGGCGGCAAGCTCGTCCTGCACCATCAGGAGGTCACGTACTCCGTGACTTCGAACGATGTCGCGACGTTCACCGACACCTTGGGCGGCTCGTACAAGCGCATCTCGCAGGCCCTCGTCCGCGGGCTGGAAGGGATGGGCCTCAAAGCCGCGCTGGCCGACAAAGCCCCGCCTTTCTACGCCAAGGGGACGATGCCCTGCTTTTCCCTGCCCGCCCAGGACGAGATCGAGATCGGCGGCCTGAAGATCGTCGGTTCGGCCCAAAAGCGGACCGGCGGGCGCTTCCTCCAGCACGGCTCAATCCCGCTGGCCCACGACATAGAGCTTTTGCGGGCGGTCTCGCTCTACAAAGGCGAGGGGGGAATTCGAATGACGTCCCTCTCGCGGGAGCTGGGCCGCGATGTGGACTTCGATTGGGCGGTCGAACGGCTGACCGCCGGATTCGCGGACTTCTTCGGCGTGTCGCTCCTGCCGCTCGAGCTTGGGCCATCCGATTGGGATGCCATCCGAACCTTGGAAGCGGGCAAGTACGCCAATCCGGCCTGGACATTCGAAGGCCGCGACGCTCCCGAGGCCGCCGACCCGCGTTGATTTTTGCGGGGGCCGGTGTTAAGATCGAGCCGATCCTTATGAACGAAGTCGAAGCCCTTCTCAAGCTCGATCCCCGGGAGCTTCCCCCCCTCAAGCCCATCGCCCTGGACGACCTGCGCCAGAAAGTCCACAAAAACCTGCATATGGAGCTTGGGACGGGCGCCGTACTCTGCCTCCTCTCGCCCTCCTATTCCGTCCTCCTGCCTGAGGCGAACGAACGGGTGGCCGAGCTGATCTCCAAGCGGGAAGCCATCCTCGATTACGTCAAAGAGAGCCTGATCCAGAACCTGGCGGTCTATTCCGTCCTGCTGGACGTCAACAGCTATTTCGTGGAGCAGAACGATTGCCTGGTCTTGGCCCGCCTGCGCGAGACGGAATCGCACGGCCGGCGCTACGAGGTTCAATACTACACCCAGTCTCCGATGGAGCTTCTTTCCCACTACGAGGACAAGATCTACATCGGTCGCGACTTTGTCGACCTCTTCAGCTTCAAGCGCAAGTATTACGGCATTCGCGAGCATATCACCGCTCTTAAGGACCAGTCTGATCGTCTCGTCGACCGGGGCCAAGAGAAGCTGCGGCGGCCGCTCGATTATAAATCGTTCTTCCAGGAGATCCGCGAGTCCATCGGTGAGCTGGCGACGGAGAGCGCGACCATCCTGGAATCCCTGCCGCCCGTACCGGACTACGCCAAGCTCGATGAGAAGGACCTGATCGAGATCAACGCCCAGTACCGGGCCATCAATCATTTTCTGATCGAGCTCGACGATGAAGTAGCGGAGTTCGAGAACCTGCTCCGGTTTAAGGCGGAGATTGGGTTCGTCCGCTACGTGACCAAGTATAAAAAAGATCTGACGAACCTGATCTCGCTGTTCAACATCAAGATCAACGGCTGCCTGGGCCAGCGGATCGTCCAGTTCCGCTCCAAAACCCAGTTGCTCTGATCTCTTCCCGCCAGATAAAAATGTTCCATTCTCATTTCCGGGGCCTGCGTCACAGTGATCGGCCCGGCGGCGCGGGTTTTTCACGCCTTTTTTGCGCTACTCTTCTCGGCGCCTGCGGAACTCCGCACCTCTGATTTCCCGATACATCAAGGCCTCCCACTCCGTCTCGTTCCCCATGATCTTGTCGTGCTCAAACATCCCTCGGCGCCTGCAAAGCCAGGTTCCCTCGAAGAGGTTCGCAAAAAAGGCTAAACCCGCGCGGTTTCGCCGTTGGCCGATCACCGTGCCGCCTTACCATCCCCCGGAAATGGGAATGGATTCCATAAAAAGGGCGCGGTTTCCCGCGCCCTGGCAGAGATCGTTTCCCCGTTCAGTCCGTCTTTTTGTCCGTGCTCCCGGCGTCGCGGACTCGGACATCGCCGTAGGTTGTAACAATCGTTACGCCCGGTTTGCCGGCCGCATCAGTGAAAGCCTTGACCTCCGAGGACCCGTTGGTCTTGAGAGAGGCGGGCTTCTCGGCCAGCATCCAGTTGATTTCGCCCGATGTCGTCCGAGCCTCGAGCGGGCCGCGGACGCCGGCCGGCCACTCCAGATCGACCCCGGCGTAGCTGCCCTGGACGTCCACCGCCCCGGCCAGCCCCAGCGGCCGCAGGCGCAAGTCGCCGTGGCTGAGGACGATCACGGCCGGGCTCGTGAAATCGAGAAGATCGACGTCCTGATAGGACGTCGTAATCTTGATCTCGGGGCCGGCGATGCCGGACGCCGAAACGCCCACGTCGCGTCCTTCAATCTTGAGTCCGCCGGACACGTTCCGGGCCCGGACGAAGCCGTGATCGTTGCTCACGTCGGCCGCCCCCTTGATGTCCGCAAGCTCGATCTCGCTCTGCAGGCCGCGGATCTTGACGTCCAGCGCGCCGACGACCCGGATGGCCTCGTAGGACGAGCCGATCTCGGCCCGGCCGCCGATGTCCTTGGCCAGGATGTCGGAGTGCGAGCCGGAGACGGTCAGGGCCTTGGCCGTGCGTTCGACCCGGATGCGCTCATAGCTGTTTTCGATGATGAGGTCGCCCTCGACCGCGTGGGCGTTGACCTCGCCGTGCGGCGCCTCGATCCGGCAATCCCCGGCGATCCCGTCCGCGTCCACCGGCTCGTAGCTCGTCCGGACGACGAGAGGGCCGGCGATCTGGGCGGCCGAAACGCGGCCGTGGCTGTTGATCAGCTCGGCCCGGGCGACGCCGGAAGCCTTGACCGGGCCGTAAGAGTTCTTGATCAGAACGGAGGTGGCGGCCGGGACGAGCACCTTGAAGTCGGTTTCGAAGCGTTTGGTCTTGAAGTCCTCCCGGTTGGTGGACAGAATCAGGCGGTCGCTCGACTGGTTGGCGATCATCCGGATCGCGTCGGCCGTCGTCTTGGCCGCGGCTTCGTCCTTGCGCCAAACGCGCTTGGTGAAAACGATGCGGACCTGATCGATCGCGGCCGATTCGACGGCGACCGCGCCGTGGCTGTTGGCGATCTCGAGCCAGGCCGGGGCCGGTCCCGGAATGTCCCGCGTCTCTTCGAACTGGAATTCCCGGCCGGACCAGCCGAAGAAGTCGTCGCCCTCGAAGGACAGGCGGCCCGACTTGAAGTAGCTGAGGGACACCCCGGCCAGGATGATCAGCAGGGCCAGGACGATCTCGCGGGCGCGCATGGGCTCAATCCCGGGGCGAGGCGGGAATCTCGTCGGATCCGGCCGGCTTCTTGCGGCGCAGCCCGTCGATGAGCTTCTGGGCGCCCCAGATGATCAGAATGACCGGCCACAGCTTCCAGAGGTATTCCCAGGCGTCGATGTTGATGAAGTTTTCGGCCAGGAAAGCGGCGCCGATGAGGATCAGGATGATGCCCCAAACCAGGGCGTCTTTGCGGCGACGAGGGGACATGGTGATTTCTCCTTTTAATGTCAGTCGCTCTTACGGAGCGAGTCGAAGATGATCTTGAGGCCGATGAGGATGACGGCTACGGGCCAGAAGTCGAGCACACGCTCGATCTGGAGGATGTCGAAGTTGGACAGCAGGAAGACGACACCGATGCCCATCAGCAGCAGGCCCCAGAAGATCGAGCCCTCGGGGATGACCTTGATCGGCGCGGGGGCGGGCCCGGCTGCCGGGACGGCGGCCGGATCAGCCATCGCTTCGCCCAAGGCCTTGACGTTGATGGCCTTGGCCGTCTGGACGGCGTCGATAATCTGGTAGAAGTAGAAGCCGGCGAAAATGAGGGGCAGGAACGGGTGCGGACCGCGCGGCATCATCGAGATGCAGCCGGCGAAGATGAGGAAAAAGAGCAGGGCCTTGGGCGCCTCGCCGTTGTAGAGCTGGCCGGCGCCTGGGAAGAACCCCGACAGGATGCCGGCCGCGGCCGGCGACTTGGGGGGACGGTTCTGGATGATGATCTTGTCGGTCATGGCAAACCTCCGTTGGCTTTCGATTATCGGTCCTCGGCCCGGCCGATCGGGTTGGCGGCCTTGGCCGAATCATAGACGTTGACGGCGAACTCGCCGATCCGATCGGTGACCGAACCGGCCTGGACATAGAGCTTCTCGATCGAGCCGAGGCTCCGGTGGAACTGGCGGTTGACGGCCTTCTGGATGCCGGCGGGACCGGCGATATAGACGGTGATCAGAATGAGCAACCCCGAAACGGCGGCCAGGACGGGTTGCAGGGCGGGACGCCGCAGGAAGGACAGGTCCAGCTTGAAGCGGCGGGATCGCTCGGGGATGGCCAGCAGGCGCCGCCGCAGGGCCGGGCTCGGCTCGATCTCGGGGAAGGAGGCGAAGGCGGCCAGGGCGGTCCTCATCCGGGCGGCCAGGCCGGCGCATTCCGGGCAGGCCGCCAGATGGGCCTCCATCTCGGCTCGGGCGGCCGGGTCGAGCTCACCGTCGAGATAGGGGGACAGAAGATCTTGGATCTTGTCACACGTCATGTTCGTCCTCCCCGAATTCCTTGAGAATGCGGGCCAATTGCAGTCGGCCGCGGTTGATGCGGGATTTGACCGTCCCCACCGGGACGCCGCTGATCTCCGCGACCTCTTCATAGGTCTTGCCCTGGATCTCCTTGAGGATGACCGCCATGCGGATCTCCGCCGGCAGTTTGGCGAGCCCCGACCAGAGGAGCTTGCGGGTCTCCTCCTCGGCCAGGCCGCGCTCGGGGTCGTCCGTTCCCGCCAGGGTGGGGGCGTGGTCCTCGAAATCGTCGCGGCTCTTCTTTTCCCATTTGGTGCGGCGGTACTCGTCGATCAGGAAGTTCTTGGCCAAGGCCAGCAGCCAAGCGGTGAAGTTCTTGTCCCGATCGAACTTGCCGAGCGAGCGGTAGAGCTTCATGAAGATGTCCTGGGTCAGGTCTTCGGCTTCTTGATGGCTGCCCGTGAATTGGAAGGCCATGTTGAAGACCTTTCTGGAATAGAGATCAACCAGCATCCGCCAGGCTCCTTGATTGCCTTCCAGGCAATCCTTGATGATCGCTTCCAAGTTCACTCACCACTCCGATAGACGAGATGCAGGGTGATGGAGTTCCATATTAACAAAGAATTTCCAGGCGTCCGGCGGCAAGGGATAGGCGAAGGCTTGGTGGAGCCGGCCGGAGGGACGGATGTTTCCGTATTCATCTCAATCTATAGAAAACAAACGAATTGCATGTTTTCAGACCGGCTTCAGCGGCGGCCCGGCTTGGCCGAGACAGTCAGCTCGTCTTTGACAACTCCATTAACGTCAATAACTTGCAATAAAACAGACGAATTCGAGGCCGAAGCCTTGATGACGCCGTCCGTCGGGCCGCCTAAAACCGGGAAGGCGTTCTTTCCGGGCGCCGGTTCGAATCGGTAAAGGGAGTGAAGATGTCCGGAGATAACGAGATCGACGCCGCCTTCGTTGAGGATCGGGCCCCAGAGGGCCGTCAATTGTTCCGAGGCGTAGCCTTTACCGTAGGGGGGAATATGGCTGAAGACGACCCGGAACGAGGCGTTTTTGAAGTCGGGGCTTTGAATCTCTTCTTTGAGCCATGCCGCTTGGGCGGCTCGGTATCGATCGAAGTCGGCCAGCCCGGCGTAGACCGGGGAATCGTCGGGCTTGTCCTCGCCCGAGTCCAGGATAATGAACCGCACCGGCCCATGAGTGAAAGCGTAAAAATAGCGGCCGGAGGGGGTTGGAAAATAGCTTTCGAGACGGCGGGCCATGGCGCCGCGAGTCTCGTGATTGCCCCGGGTCATGACGATGGGAACCGCCCCGGCGAAGCGGCGGGCCGCCGGATCGAACAGGTCCGCGAAAACGTCTTCCTCTTTGCCCGCGTCGGCGACGTTGTCGCCGTTGAAGAAGATCAAGTCGGCGGCCGTGGGATCGGCCTTGGCCGCCAGGGCGGCCAGCTTGGCCGCGTCGTTGTGCAGGTCCTGGAAGACGACGAATCCGAAGGCCGCTTTCTTTAGGTCGAGGGTGCGAAATTCGCGAATCTCGCTCATCGTCACCGGTCCGTAGACGACTTCATACGGTTGGAAGGCGAGAATGGACTTGGAGACGACCCGATAACGATAGGCCTTGCCCGGCTCAAGGCCGGCCAGCCGGACTTCGTGCCGGACCGTGTCGGCGTCGATCAGGCCGTGGCTTCCCGGCCGGGCGATCTGGATCAAGCCTCCGAAGCTGGGAAAGGTGCGGAAGTTGCCGCCGGTCGCGTATTCGACCCATGATGTGCAGGGCTTGTCCGTGAACCAGACGATCGTCATCCCGTTCGGGGCGGGATTGGTCAGCAGCGGGCCGTGGACGATGACCGGGGGAGCGGCTTGGGCGCGCGCGCCGGAGGGGATCGCGAGGGCCGAGACGAGGAGGATAATGGCCGCAGATAGCGGCCGTTGGCGGGTCATGGGGCTCTCCTTGAGGCGGCGGTCTTGGATATCCATACCAAAGGGGCGGGACGGCGTCAACCGATCCCGACGGTACCGGCCGCTCTGGGGCGTTATTGACAGGCTTATTCTCCCATGATATTATGTAATAAGTAGGAATTAGGAGAGATCATGGCCGAACGCAAGGTGAAAAAAGTCTTTGCCGCCCGTCCGACGCTCGAAGGCGCCGGCGTCAAATTGAAGAGGGCCTTCGGCTTCCGGGAGGTCCCGCTGTTCGATCCTTTCCTAATGCTTGACGATTTCGGCAGCAAGAATCCCGACGATTACACGGCCGGATTCCCCTGGCACCCGCACCGCGGCATCGAGACGGTCACCTATATGTTGGAAGGCCATGTCGACCACGGCGACAGCCTGGGCAACTCTGGAACGGTCGGGCCGGGCCAGGTCCAGTGGATGACGGCCGGCCGCGGCATCGTGCATCAGGAGATGCCTCGCCGGGAGGCCGCCGGCTTGCGCGGTCTTCAGCTCTGGATCAACCTGCCGCGCGCCCACAAGATGACCGAGCCCCGCTACCGCGACATCTCCGCCGAATCCATCCCCACGGTCCGGACGCCGGAGGGCGCCGAGGTCAAGATCATTGCCGGGCGCTTTCAAAGCGTGGGCGGTCCGGTTCGGGAGATCTTTGGCAACCCCGAATATCTGGATGTCACGCTGCCGCCCGGCACCCCGTTCGTGCGGGAGATCGAAGCCAAGCACGGCGCCTTCGCCTATGTCATGGAGGGGAGCGCCGAATTCGGTCCAAGCGCCGAGCGGGTCGTCCGGGGCCAGACCGCGCTCTTCGGCAGCGGCCCGGCTGTCCGGGCCACGGCGGGGCCGGAGGGGGCGCGTTTCGCCCTGATCTCGGGCCGGCCTTGGGGACAGCCGGTTGCTTGGCGCGGCCCGATCGTCATGAATACCGAGGAAGAATTGGATCAGGCCTTCCGAGAATACGAAAACGGAACGTTTTTAGGCTAATCGCTCTATAGATTATCTCCCGATACCGGGAAAGGCGTTTTGGAATACCGGCCCGGCGGCGCGGGTTTTTCACGCCTTTTTTGCGCTGCTCGCCTCGGCACATGCAGCCGAAGGCGCTTGCCTGAGCCCTCCTTCGAAGGAGGGGCTGGGGTGGTGATATCAATTAAATCAGAAGTGTTCGGCGCCTTCGGAATTTAAAAATCGCTTTGGCGCCCGCAGAGCTTCGCAGTCCTCGTTGGGACGTCGATTCGATCGTCCCCGCGAGGGTTGGGTTCCCTCGAAGAGGTTCGCAAAAAAGTCTAAACCCGAGCGGTTTCGCCGTTGGCCGGTATTCCGAACCGCTTGGATTTCCCGGTATCGGGAATAAATCCATTATTTTTCGATATTCGCCAGAATCCGCACCGCGCCGGGTTTGACGCCGGGCTCCGATAAGAAGGGCTTCAAGGTGTTCCGGACATCGTTGTTCAGGAAGACGATCCCCTCGGAGGTGGCCCCGTTGACGGACGCATAGGTTTCGGTGCCCGGGGCGGAACGGCCGTTACGGACGAGAACGTCCCGGACGTCGTGCAGAACGATCGCGGGAGCACCGGCCGCCGTGGGCAAAGGGGCCCTTCCCGCGCTCACGCCATCCAGTTCCAGACCCAAAACATCCTGGATGCGGAGGGCGCTCCTCCAAGGCGTATAAGGCGCGCCTTCCCAGAAAATCTCCACGTTCCGCAGCTTGAGGTTCTTGGCCCAGCGGAAGGTCAGGGCATCGACGGCCTTGTCGTAGGGCGAAGCGGGATCGTGGATCAGGAAGAGCTTGACGTTGTCCAGGGTGATCCCGTCCAGCGGGCTGTCGGGGTGGCCCAGGCAGACGCTGGCGCCCCGGCCGCGGGCGACGATGTCGCGCAGGATGACGTTGCGGATGACGCCGGCCGGCCGGTCATCCTCCGGCTTCCAGTTCTTGTGGATCTGCTTCCGCTGCTTGACGTTGAAGTGGAACGGCTCGCCGTCGCCCCACCAGAACCAGTCGTAGCGCACGCAGTCGATGGTCAGCCCGGAGATGACCACGTTCTCGACGACGCCGCCGTCGAAGTTCATAAAGGCCAGGCCGCGGTTGGAATCGGTGATGACGCAGTTGGTGATGGTTACGTTGCGGACGGCGTTCATGTTGCCGTCGCAGAACTTGATGGCGCTGGAGGCCGAGGACAGCCGGCAGTTCGTGACGGTAATGTTCTCGCAGGGCAGGGCCGGCCCGAACCAGTTCATGGAGTAGAAGACCAGGGCGTCGTCGCCCGTGGTGATGGTGCAGTTCGAGATCCGCATGTCGCGGCAGCCGTCGGGGTCGATGCCGTCGGCCCAGACCCCGTCCTTGAGGCTGGACTTGATATACAGACCGTCGATGACCGTCCGGACGCAGCCATAGAGGTGCATGGTCCAGGACGGGGAGTCGAGGAAGCTCAAGCCGCTGATCCGGACGTCCACACAGCGGAGCAGGAGGACGAGCTTGCCGAACTGGTCGGTTTTGGGGAAAGACCGGGTCAGGGGCAGATTGAGCTTTTCCATCTCGACCTGGTTGGGGTAGATGAAGTCGTCTTCATGGTCGCCTTTGAGCCGGTATTCGTACCGGCCTTGCCCGTCGATTGTGCCCCGGCCTTCCAGGGTGATCCCGGTCAGGTCTTCGCCATAGAATAGCGCGTCTTTGGGAAAAGCCGCCT
This window encodes:
- a CDS encoding M24 family metallopeptidase, encoding MRKHRSIAVALFAGLAIICLAAAVPAAQKASAGPAVLSIRDRAALVLKTVQKRLDTLLPRMMRETKIDMWVISCNEDNLDPIFETMMPFENWCPITQILVLYDRGPEKGVERINVSRTDTQGLFVNGWDAAAFDAKKGESQWEAFGRIVKERNPKRIALNEGEVQWVAGALTTNLKKRITAALGPELSSRIVSAEPLATLWGETLLPEEVEIQEQAAAISHAIIAEMFSNRTITVGQTTADDLRYFYWQRAADLGLKVSFSPFVTIRARSPETLAAYGKDDKAIRPGDYIHCDVGVKYMRWNSDNQEVAYVLKPGETDAPEGLRKLLAEANRLQDVYCGEFKAGLTGNELLGRILAKAKAVGIPGPKVYSHSLGLFLHEPGPLIGLPWEQVNNVGRGDVKLVPWSVFTVELSATGPMPDWGLAELRVPIEQDVVFTGEKVAFLDGRQTAFHLIR
- a CDS encoding biotin/lipoate A/B protein ligase family protein, coding for MNEAPEFFILRHDRPLPGSLNMAVDGHLLASLGETPRTVLRFYQWERPTASLGAGQTAARVVDPEFCRAHGIDIVRRITGGKLVLHHQEVTYSVTSNDVATFTDTLGGSYKRISQALVRGLEGMGLKAALADKAPPFYAKGTMPCFSLPAQDEIEIGGLKIVGSAQKRTGGRFLQHGSIPLAHDIELLRAVSLYKGEGGIRMTSLSRELGRDVDFDWAVERLTAGFADFFGVSLLPLELGPSDWDAIRTLEAGKYANPAWTFEGRDAPEAADPR
- a CDS encoding DUF4097 family beta strand repeat-containing protein; translated protein: MRAREIVLALLIILAGVSLSYFKSGRLSFEGDDFFGWSGREFQFEETRDIPGPAPAWLEIANSHGAVAVESAAIDQVRIVFTKRVWRKDEAAAKTTADAIRMIANQSSDRLILSTNREDFKTKRFETDFKVLVPAATSVLIKNSYGPVKASGVARAELINSHGRVSAAQIAGPLVVRTSYEPVDADGIAGDCRIEAPHGEVNAHAVEGDLIIENSYERIRVERTAKALTVSGSHSDILAKDIGGRAEIGSSYEAIRVVGALDVKIRGLQSEIELADIKGAADVSNDHGFVRARNVSGGLKIEGRDVGVSASGIAGPEIKITTSYQDVDLLDFTSPAVIVLSHGDLRLRPLGLAGAVDVQGSYAGVDLEWPAGVRGPLEARTTSGEINWMLAEKPASLKTNGSSEVKAFTDAAGKPGVTIVTTYGDVRVRDAGSTDKKTD
- a CDS encoding DUF5668 domain-containing protein, translated to MSPRRRKDALVWGIILILIGAAFLAENFINIDAWEYLWKLWPVILIIWGAQKLIDGLRRKKPAGSDEIPASPRD
- a CDS encoding DUF5668 domain-containing protein, giving the protein MTDKIIIQNRPPKSPAAAGILSGFFPGAGQLYNGEAPKALLFFLIFAGCISMMPRGPHPFLPLIFAGFYFYQIIDAVQTAKAINVKALGEAMADPAAVPAAGPAPAPIKVIPEGSIFWGLLLMGIGVVFLLSNFDILQIERVLDFWPVAVILIGLKIIFDSLRKSD
- a CDS encoding anti-sigma factor, producing the protein MTCDKIQDLLSPYLDGELDPAARAEMEAHLAACPECAGLAARMRTALAAFASFPEIEPSPALRRRLLAIPERSRRFKLDLSFLRRPALQPVLAAVSGLLILITVYIAGPAGIQKAVNRQFHRSLGSIEKLYVQAGSVTDRIGEFAVNVYDSAKAANPIGRAEDR
- a CDS encoding sigma-70 family RNA polymerase sigma factor, translating into MNLEAIIKDCLEGNQGAWRMLVDLYSRKVFNMAFQFTGSHQEAEDLTQDIFMKLYRSLGKFDRDKNFTAWLLALAKNFLIDEYRRTKWEKKSRDDFEDHAPTLAGTDDPERGLAEEETRKLLWSGLAKLPAEIRMAVILKEIQGKTYEEVAEISGVPVGTVKSRINRGRLQLARILKEFGEDEHDV
- a CDS encoding metallophosphoesterase family protein, whose protein sequence is MTRQRPLSAAIILLVSALAIPSGARAQAAPPVIVHGPLLTNPAPNGMTIVWFTDKPCTSWVEYATGGNFRTFPSFGGLIQIARPGSHGLIDADTVRHEVRLAGLEPGKAYRYRVVSKSILAFQPYEVVYGPVTMSEIREFRTLDLKKAAFGFVVFQDLHNDAAKLAALAAKADPTAADLIFFNGDNVADAGKEEDVFADLFDPAARRFAGAVPIVMTRGNHETRGAMARRLESYFPTPSGRYFYAFTHGPVRFIILDSGEDKPDDSPVYAGLADFDRYRAAQAAWLKEEIQSPDFKNASFRVVFSHIPPYGKGYASEQLTALWGPILNEGGVDLVISGHLHSLYRFEPAPGKNAFPVLGGPTDGVIKASASNSSVLLQVIDVNGVVKDELTVSAKPGRR
- a CDS encoding pirin family protein, whose product is MAERKVKKVFAARPTLEGAGVKLKRAFGFREVPLFDPFLMLDDFGSKNPDDYTAGFPWHPHRGIETVTYMLEGHVDHGDSLGNSGTVGPGQVQWMTAGRGIVHQEMPRREAAGLRGLQLWINLPRAHKMTEPRYRDISAESIPTVRTPEGAEVKIIAGRFQSVGGPVREIFGNPEYLDVTLPPGTPFVREIEAKHGAFAYVMEGSAEFGPSAERVVRGQTALFGSGPAVRATAGPEGARFALISGRPWGQPVAWRGPIVMNTEEELDQAFREYENGTFLG